A portion of the Pedobacter cryoconitis genome contains these proteins:
- a CDS encoding non-ribosomal peptide synthetase, with protein sequence MKLTLPQQDIYFEQLLFPNEPIYNIGARISIKGYLDKEKFEQAYIALIQQHDAYRCHLKEVHDNVEMLITDKIRQLEFIDFSFKENKETAVLDLMQQEFKNPFSIEKDIFLYRFVLIKVDDDFHYLFSVYHHIITDGWGTSLMFTRLVKNYNDIMEHGAIITLYPYSYENFIIEDQEYFNSMKFINDKEYWAGKFKIIPENLFQKIDPSLTINTSYRKEFIIKRAVYDGLVRLALETKSSTFHIILAILYTYLAKKSQNNHVSIGLPVLNRSGAKFKKTVGLFMSVNPLLLSIDEEETFIDLVEKIKAQLKHDYRQQRFPLGQLVKELGVFNQKERIFNVTLSYEKQDYSAHFINTITKVVPLSHESERVALALYIREFDEREDVKIDFDYNLNYFTQESIHKLTEHFQLLMESVLSDSGQKIKNLNFLTEHECRKLLIKFNNSEKAYPNNKTIIQLFEEQAAKAPDSIAVWDKITTLTYKELKEKSDNIAKYLLSGFGAHNMPVGVWTERSAELIIILLGILKAGKCYIPIDPMLPKERVEYIIGHSQASLIITEDTLLKEFESTGTSGDKNQIHFITKEELLRFEYTSATELNYNANPGDTAYVIYTSGSTGNPKGVEVGHLALTNFLTSIQNIPQVQANDVLYSVTTYSFDISILEFFTPLISGASVFIAGKATLNNIEQLKKELAQIAPSIIQATPSFYQMLFNAGWKGNENLKILCGGDSLNESLAEKLITHSKEVWNMYGPTETTIWSSAKKIDKPSDASNIGKPINNTQIYIVDKFLNLLPENTAGRIFIAGDGVAKGYYKNEKLTQEKFIDNPFYITEKNNPKMYDTGDLGKWNGEGEITFLGRNDFQVKVRGFRIELGEIETHILRFSPLIKQVVADAKEVNGEKVLVAYYKVDSALDRSLEINKIECRVYLQGRLPEYMIPGFYIELDDIPLTPNGKVDRKALPDFTEGDLIRRKFVAPKNEIEKKLAEIWQEVLGIDEIGITDNFFELGGHSLMAGKIINCISRELNHEVSLKSIFQNQTIESLAKVLGNDSKGKMFIPKAEIKNLYALTNDQMNIWLASQKLDFSNSYNMYSVFEIEGDIDALLLEKSINSIIQENEILRTNFVEKNGEIYQIIRADREFSLAILDLNGKDFLSSIKGYVSQNFNLETDLLFKSIIVHYNAKQYLIFLTHHIIVDGISLEIILTKLIRIYNGIPVKSTSDIQFKDYSEWLRGQNNFQAESNIPKVYLGNNTYTKVLINSQIPGIVKSKVFHLSIRQYNELRKISSTNNTTLFSSILTILSVVLNKIYQQNPICLGTVFSGRNNVQLEEAVGMFIKTLPFRLSVKNELTFKTLTENTQNNLLVLEEKITQPLTSNLDTLTEFLVVYQHSDVLLKESIDFGTFTLKKQTIQATLPRFPLVFNFFESGGLRCEMEYVESIDDTIVEMIWDKITLMTDWLTKYPDEIIEKVNLSTHREIQINSSVDIDFDF encoded by the coding sequence ATGAAACTGACTCTTCCTCAACAAGATATTTATTTCGAACAGCTTTTGTTTCCAAATGAACCTATTTACAATATAGGAGCAAGAATTTCTATCAAAGGATATTTAGACAAAGAAAAATTTGAACAGGCGTATATCGCTTTAATACAACAGCATGATGCCTACAGGTGCCATTTAAAAGAAGTGCATGATAACGTGGAAATGCTGATTACAGATAAAATCCGGCAACTCGAATTTATTGACTTTTCGTTTAAAGAAAATAAAGAAACTGCAGTATTGGATTTGATGCAACAAGAGTTTAAAAATCCTTTTAGTATAGAGAAGGATATATTTTTATATCGTTTTGTTCTAATAAAAGTAGACGATGATTTCCATTATCTGTTTTCTGTTTACCACCATATAATTACCGATGGATGGGGAACATCTTTGATGTTTACACGTTTGGTGAAAAACTATAACGATATTATGGAACACGGAGCCATAATTACTTTATATCCATATTCTTACGAGAATTTTATTATTGAAGATCAGGAGTATTTCAACTCTATGAAATTTATTAATGATAAGGAATATTGGGCTGGGAAATTTAAAATTATTCCTGAAAATTTATTTCAAAAAATAGATCCTTCACTAACAATCAATACCAGTTACAGAAAAGAATTTATAATAAAAAGAGCTGTTTATGATGGATTGGTAAGATTGGCTTTAGAAACAAAGTCGAGTACCTTTCATATTATCCTTGCAATTTTATATACTTATTTGGCTAAAAAATCTCAAAATAACCATGTTTCAATAGGATTGCCTGTTTTAAACCGTTCGGGAGCTAAATTTAAGAAGACTGTGGGTTTATTCATGAGTGTAAATCCTTTACTACTTTCAATTGATGAAGAAGAAACGTTTATTGATTTAGTAGAAAAAATCAAAGCACAGCTAAAACACGACTACCGTCAACAGCGTTTTCCCTTGGGGCAATTGGTAAAAGAATTGGGGGTATTTAATCAAAAGGAAAGGATATTCAATGTTACATTGTCTTACGAAAAGCAGGATTATTCAGCTCATTTTATAAATACAATTACTAAAGTGGTGCCGCTTAGCCATGAATCAGAAAGAGTAGCTTTAGCATTATATATAAGGGAATTTGACGAAAGGGAGGATGTGAAAATTGATTTTGACTATAATCTGAATTACTTTACACAAGAAAGTATTCATAAGCTTACAGAACATTTCCAGCTACTTATGGAGTCAGTTTTGAGTGATTCCGGTCAAAAAATAAAAAACCTGAATTTCCTCACCGAACACGAATGTAGAAAGCTTTTAATAAAATTCAATAACAGTGAAAAAGCTTATCCTAACAATAAAACGATTATTCAGTTATTTGAAGAACAGGCTGCGAAAGCGCCTGATAGCATAGCGGTATGGGATAAGATAACAACCTTAACGTATAAAGAACTAAAAGAGAAGTCGGATAATATAGCAAAGTACCTGCTTTCAGGTTTTGGAGCGCATAATATGCCTGTTGGCGTATGGACTGAAAGGTCTGCAGAACTTATTATTATTCTTTTAGGAATACTTAAAGCTGGGAAATGCTATATTCCTATCGATCCAATGCTTCCGAAAGAGCGGGTCGAATACATTATTGGACATAGTCAGGCCTCACTCATCATAACCGAAGATACACTTTTAAAAGAATTTGAATCAACAGGAACATCAGGCGATAAAAATCAAATACATTTTATTACCAAAGAGGAACTGCTGCGGTTTGAATATACATCGGCGACCGAATTAAATTATAATGCTAACCCTGGCGATACAGCCTATGTTATTTATACATCTGGTTCTACAGGAAATCCAAAAGGAGTAGAAGTAGGGCACCTTGCGCTAACCAACTTCTTAACAAGTATTCAAAACATACCACAAGTTCAGGCAAATGATGTGCTGTACTCGGTTACCACATATTCCTTTGATATCTCCATTTTAGAATTTTTTACGCCACTAATATCTGGAGCAAGCGTATTTATTGCTGGTAAAGCAACATTAAATAATATAGAACAATTAAAAAAAGAGTTAGCGCAAATAGCACCGAGTATTATTCAAGCAACTCCAAGCTTTTACCAAATGTTATTTAATGCAGGCTGGAAAGGAAATGAAAATCTTAAAATACTTTGTGGAGGAGATAGTCTGAATGAATCTTTAGCAGAAAAACTCATAACACACAGTAAAGAAGTGTGGAATATGTACGGACCAACAGAAACTACAATATGGTCAAGTGCAAAGAAGATAGATAAGCCTTCTGATGCCTCTAATATAGGAAAACCAATTAATAATACCCAAATCTATATTGTTGATAAATTCCTTAATCTTTTACCTGAAAACACTGCAGGGAGAATTTTCATCGCTGGAGATGGAGTGGCGAAAGGATATTACAAAAATGAAAAACTTACCCAGGAGAAATTCATTGATAACCCTTTTTATATAACTGAAAAAAATAATCCTAAAATGTATGATACAGGCGACTTAGGAAAGTGGAATGGGGAAGGAGAAATAACATTTTTAGGACGGAATGATTTTCAGGTTAAAGTAAGAGGATTCAGGATAGAATTGGGTGAGATCGAAACCCATATTTTGAGGTTCAGCCCGTTAATCAAACAGGTTGTAGCGGATGCAAAAGAAGTAAATGGAGAAAAGGTATTGGTTGCTTATTACAAAGTAGATAGCGCTTTAGATAGAAGCTTAGAGATAAATAAGATCGAATGCAGAGTATATCTTCAGGGCAGGTTACCAGAATATATGATACCTGGTTTCTATATAGAGTTAGATGATATCCCGTTAACTCCTAATGGCAAAGTTGACCGTAAAGCATTACCAGATTTTACGGAAGGAGATTTAATCAGAAGAAAATTTGTTGCCCCAAAGAATGAAATAGAGAAAAAGCTGGCGGAAATATGGCAGGAGGTACTCGGAATAGATGAAATAGGTATTACCGATAATTTCTTTGAACTCGGTGGGCATAGCTTGATGGCAGGGAAAATAATAAATTGTATTTCCAGAGAATTAAATCATGAGGTTTCATTAAAATCTATCTTTCAGAATCAAACTATCGAAAGTTTAGCAAAAGTATTAGGGAACGATAGTAAGGGAAAAATGTTCATTCCTAAAGCAGAGATAAAAAACTTATATGCATTAACAAATGATCAAATGAATATTTGGTTGGCCTCTCAGAAACTGGATTTTTCCAATTCCTATAATATGTATTCCGTTTTTGAAATAGAAGGAGATATAGACGCGCTTTTATTGGAAAAGTCAATCAACTCCATTATCCAGGAAAATGAAATATTAAGAACAAATTTTGTAGAAAAAAACGGCGAAATATACCAAATAATCAGAGCGGATAGAGAATTCAGTTTAGCTATTCTTGACCTCAACGGAAAGGATTTTTTGTCCTCAATTAAAGGCTATGTTTCGCAAAATTTCAATTTAGAAACGGATTTGCTTTTCAAATCAATTATTGTTCATTATAATGCTAAACAATATCTGATTTTCTTAACCCATCATATTATAGTTGATGGCATTTCTTTAGAAATCATATTGACCAAACTAATTAGGATTTATAATGGGATACCTGTAAAATCAACGAGTGACATTCAATTTAAAGATTATTCTGAATGGCTGAGGGGACAAAATAATTTTCAGGCCGAATCAAATATCCCGAAAGTTTACTTAGGAAATAACACCTATACGAAAGTTCTGATTAATAGTCAGATACCAGGAATAGTAAAAAGTAAGGTATTTCATTTATCGATACGTCAGTACAATGAATTAAGAAAAATTTCAAGTACCAACAATACAACATTGTTTTCTTCTATTCTTACCATATTAAGCGTTGTTCTAAATAAGATATATCAACAAAATCCAATTTGCCTGGGGACTGTTTTTAGCGGCAGGAATAATGTCCAGCTCGAAGAAGCTGTAGGGATGTTCATAAAAACCCTTCCTTTCCGGCTTTCTGTAAAGAATGAACTTACTTTTAAAACATTGACAGAAAATACCCAAAATAATTTACTGGTTTTGGAGGAGAAAATTACACAGCCGCTAACGAGTAATCTTGATACATTGACCGAATTTTTAGTGGTCTATCAACATTCGGATGTACTGCTAAAAGAAAGCATCGACTTTGGAACATTTACATTAAAAAAGCAAACCATACAGGCTACATTACCAAGATTTCCACTTGTATTCAACTTCTTTGAATCTGGCGGATTAAGGTGTGAAATGGAATACGTTGAAAGTATTGATGATACTATCGTAGAGATGATCTGGGATAAAATAACGCTTATGACCGATTGGTTAACTAAGTATCCGGATGAGATTATTGAAAAGGTAAACTTATCAACTCATAGAGAAATACAAATAAACAGTTCAGTAGATATTGATTTTGATTTTTAG
- a CDS encoding ATP-binding cassette domain-containing protein: MGAVVIVLLISIISYLYFSMSKKLSAQLLDLRNSNDDFNKFTQDILQGFKELKISAARQYNLSHNFIIPNRNDAKETDIYISNSFSAINVLSQYGLYFIFGVILFVLPFIGIVSIDKVVSFIVILLFMSGPINRIITMQNLYMRIGVSQKRIRKFLKEVDISATSDKQPAVSSPLSFNILEFSHCVFDYDSFTLGPINLTIKKGEVIFIVGGNGSGKSTFINLLTGLYTPSTGKVYLNGGDISNNIEGYQNLLSTIFTDNYIFSQNYDNYQIKKNAKYIEYLKMMEMDSIIKNDDDSSVRRKFSKGQSKRISMILALLEEKPLLILDEWAADQDPHFRKYFYENLIPFLRQQGKTIIAVTHDDKYFKHADRILKFEYGKIIQDIAVEKEEDSAIVNI; encoded by the coding sequence ATGGGAGCAGTTGTTATTGTTTTATTGATTTCTATAATTTCATATCTGTACTTTTCGATGAGTAAAAAGTTATCTGCTCAATTACTCGATCTCAGAAACAGTAATGATGATTTCAATAAATTTACACAAGATATATTACAGGGATTTAAAGAATTAAAAATTAGTGCAGCAAGACAATATAATCTATCACATAATTTTATTATTCCCAATAGAAATGATGCCAAAGAAACTGATATATATATCAGCAACAGTTTCAGCGCCATTAATGTTCTTAGCCAGTATGGCCTTTATTTTATTTTCGGAGTAATTCTGTTTGTATTGCCGTTCATTGGCATAGTTTCAATAGATAAAGTCGTTTCATTCATTGTGATCTTACTATTTATGTCAGGACCCATAAACAGAATTATCACGATGCAGAATCTTTATATGAGAATAGGGGTTTCTCAAAAGAGGATAAGGAAGTTCTTAAAAGAAGTAGACATCAGCGCCACTTCCGATAAACAACCTGCTGTTTCTTCCCCTCTCTCATTTAATATTTTGGAGTTTTCGCACTGTGTATTTGATTATGACTCATTTACATTGGGGCCAATAAATCTCACTATCAAAAAAGGAGAAGTAATATTTATTGTTGGCGGAAATGGCAGTGGTAAAAGCACATTTATCAATTTACTTACAGGCTTATATACTCCTTCAACAGGAAAGGTTTATTTGAACGGGGGCGATATCTCGAACAATATAGAAGGTTATCAGAACTTGTTATCAACCATATTTACCGATAATTATATTTTTTCTCAGAATTATGATAACTACCAGATTAAAAAGAACGCTAAATATATTGAGTATCTCAAAATGATGGAAATGGATAGTATTATAAAAAATGATGACGACTCTTCGGTCAGGAGAAAGTTTTCCAAGGGTCAAAGTAAGAGGATATCCATGATTCTTGCCCTGCTTGAGGAAAAGCCCTTGTTAATATTGGACGAATGGGCAGCAGACCAGGATCCGCATTTTAGAAAATATTTTTATGAAAACCTTATTCCTTTCCTTAGGCAGCAGGGAAAAACCATTATTGCAGTTACTCATGATGACAAATATTTTAAACATGCTGATAGAATTTTAAAATTCGAGTACGGTAAAATCATACAGGATATTGCTGTGGAAAAAGAGGAGGATTCAGCAATAGTAAATATTTGA
- a CDS encoding outer membrane beta-barrel family protein, translating to MKFFLAIFLSLSCNCIYAQYKITGKIFDKNNNPLPFVDVKVNNTKIIKVSLTDKDGVYTITNLPSSGYEITIHTLLSKEIKKSVTVIDKDLDLGITYIDQEKNLQEVVITGQKKQQVEQKIDRLVINVEGTPIGISGSALEVLQRLPGVEIGSSGSSITLNGKSEVGVLINDKLTRIPISSLIQILSSTNAKDIEKIELISIPPAKYDAEFTGGLINIKQIKKNAKGTNGSIVAGLGYGKKDKEKFGINWNARNNKINFYGDLNYDRNNTPRTFTNSGTSRSSDQSLTSSFTETYRDPIITGYSGRLGLDYYINQKFTFGVLVNGNLNNFKQDASGFNIKNNLNNTTYTGLFNDEDSYRNLFTSNLNLNYKIDSLQVINFDVDYLNYLNKAPNNYNNQYFDKNGALERNEMFSVKKHTPVGVGVGKIDYSRILNEKIKLDFGGKYTYSKLNNTVLVDDLIDGQYVQNNNLSEKSNLTENISATYLSVDWGANEKTNVKLGLRYEYSTQKLDLLSAGNALDTKLSELFPSLFFSREIGKKSSLQASYGRRVSRPTYFDLAPYVLFLDPNTFYFGNIRLKPSISNILSLNYKFQKYIASVEYSHEKNSIARSQTVFLPESSQQRLTSLNLDYLNTLTFSINAPLKINKWWEMQNSFQLSYINQKINAQENDDTFFIVRTTQTFSLPKDFSIQLFSAYNSNRLSGVSKIKQYQRVNLSVDKKLKKMNSSIQLSFNNVFGQIYSFESIEADNSSFVKYSYEPRIIRFTYTYNFGNSKISKQRKREVSSEEIKNRLD from the coding sequence ATGAAATTTTTTTTAGCAATCTTCTTATCATTATCCTGTAACTGTATATATGCGCAGTACAAAATAACAGGGAAAATTTTTGATAAAAATAACAACCCTTTGCCTTTCGTTGATGTAAAAGTCAATAATACCAAGATTATTAAAGTCTCACTTACAGATAAAGACGGTGTTTATACCATAACTAATCTTCCGTCATCAGGTTATGAAATTACAATCCACACCTTATTGTCCAAAGAAATTAAGAAAAGTGTAACGGTTATAGATAAAGATTTGGATTTGGGGATTACCTATATAGATCAAGAGAAAAACCTACAGGAAGTTGTTATAACTGGTCAAAAAAAACAACAGGTAGAACAGAAAATAGACCGCCTGGTGATAAATGTTGAAGGAACCCCAATCGGGATTTCAGGATCGGCTTTAGAAGTTCTTCAAAGATTACCTGGAGTAGAGATAGGTTCTAGTGGCAGTTCGATTACACTGAACGGAAAATCGGAAGTTGGCGTATTGATAAATGATAAACTAACCCGGATTCCTATTTCTTCATTAATCCAGATTTTAAGCAGTACAAACGCAAAAGATATTGAAAAAATTGAGCTTATTTCAATCCCACCGGCAAAATACGATGCAGAATTTACAGGAGGATTAATCAATATCAAACAGATTAAAAAAAACGCAAAAGGCACTAATGGAAGTATCGTTGCTGGGCTGGGGTATGGAAAAAAAGATAAAGAGAAATTTGGGATTAACTGGAATGCGCGCAATAATAAAATCAATTTTTATGGTGATCTGAACTATGATAGGAATAATACACCCAGAACCTTTACAAATTCTGGTACAAGCCGCTCTTCTGATCAATCACTAACCAGCAGTTTTACCGAAACATACAGGGATCCCATTATTACCGGGTATTCAGGACGATTAGGATTGGACTATTATATCAATCAGAAATTTACGTTTGGCGTATTGGTAAATGGAAATTTAAATAATTTTAAGCAGGATGCAAGCGGATTTAATATAAAGAACAACCTAAATAACACTACCTATACGGGTTTATTTAATGATGAAGATAGTTACAGAAATTTATTCACTTCCAATTTAAACCTCAATTACAAAATAGATTCTCTGCAGGTGATAAATTTTGATGTGGACTATCTGAACTACCTCAACAAAGCACCTAACAATTATAACAATCAATATTTTGATAAAAATGGGGCGTTAGAAAGAAATGAAATGTTTTCTGTTAAAAAGCACACCCCGGTAGGTGTAGGAGTTGGGAAAATAGATTACTCCCGAATACTTAATGAAAAAATTAAATTAGATTTTGGCGGTAAGTATACTTATTCAAAACTAAACAATACCGTATTAGTAGATGACCTTATTGATGGACAATATGTTCAAAATAATAACCTGAGTGAAAAATCAAACTTAACTGAAAATATATCGGCTACATATTTATCGGTAGATTGGGGGGCTAATGAAAAAACAAATGTTAAATTAGGTTTACGTTATGAATACTCCACACAGAAGCTTGATTTACTTAGTGCTGGAAATGCATTGGATACTAAGCTAAGCGAACTATTCCCTTCGCTATTTTTCTCAAGAGAGATCGGAAAAAAATCTAGTTTACAAGCTTCTTACGGAAGAAGAGTGTCGAGGCCTACTTATTTTGATCTGGCTCCTTATGTATTATTTTTAGATCCCAATACTTTTTATTTTGGGAATATCAGGTTAAAACCTTCAATTAGCAATATTCTGTCCCTAAACTATAAATTCCAAAAATATATAGCAAGCGTAGAATATTCTCATGAAAAGAACTCAATTGCAAGATCTCAAACAGTTTTCTTACCTGAGTCTTCTCAGCAACGTTTAACATCTCTTAATCTTGATTATCTAAATACTTTAACCTTTTCAATAAACGCACCTTTAAAAATCAATAAATGGTGGGAGATGCAGAACTCTTTTCAGCTATCTTACATAAATCAGAAGATTAATGCCCAGGAAAATGATGATACTTTTTTTATAGTACGCACTACACAAACATTCAGTTTACCTAAAGATTTTTCAATTCAGCTGTTTTCAGCATATAATTCCAACCGTTTATCAGGCGTTAGCAAAATCAAACAATATCAAAGGGTAAACCTTAGTGTAGATAAGAAATTAAAAAAAATGAATAGCAGTATCCAGCTAAGTTTTAATAATGTATTTGGTCAGATATATAGCTTTGAGTCTATTGAAGCCGATAACAGTTCTTTTGTAAAATATAGCTACGAACCAAGAATTATCAGGTTTACTTATACTTATAATTTTGGAAACTCTAAGATCAGCAAGCAAAGAAAAAGAGAAGTATCTTCTGAAGAGATCAAAAATAGATTGGATTAA
- a CDS encoding aminoglycoside 6-adenylyltransferase — protein sequence MLRERIEQINQGIEKVLKNNPDIKALISVGSFSQGYIDLFSDIDLYVFTTIPKKYMNNTDDSWISHLGNIISRRVFRDSGEGIDKNKIILDNGLMYDITIVNLSRFNMIKYYFMLKKYRLIGVLPKFLSRSLSGNIIKFYSTIQRGYRIHADKINLEKTLNYAINFSKTKSVTLTEKQFLNGYNFFWQSCYTASVKLIREEFYYALLVYDHYLKKELIRMIEQKCLLEEKEKDVYYNGHKIKQWEGEDIYRKLYNTLLKDDIISMQNALIQTAKLYQYYSAIVATHNGFNLNIEFEKFVLNFIKNVAIPECEKQQDVYRS from the coding sequence ATGCTTAGAGAAAGAATAGAACAGATTAATCAAGGAATAGAAAAAGTACTGAAGAATAATCCAGATATCAAAGCCCTGATATCCGTAGGTAGTTTCTCGCAGGGATATATAGATTTATTTTCAGATATAGATCTATATGTATTTACTACAATTCCCAAAAAATACATGAATAATACGGATGATAGCTGGATTTCGCATTTAGGCAATATTATTTCCAGAAGGGTTTTTAGGGATTCGGGTGAAGGTATTGATAAAAATAAAATAATTTTGGACAATGGCTTAATGTATGATATAACAATCGTAAACCTCTCGCGGTTCAATATGATTAAGTATTATTTCATGTTGAAAAAATACAGATTGATAGGTGTATTACCTAAATTTTTAAGCAGGTCATTGTCAGGAAATATTATCAAATTTTATAGTACAATACAAAGGGGATATAGAATTCATGCTGACAAAATTAATTTGGAAAAAACACTTAATTATGCAATCAATTTTTCAAAAACAAAAAGCGTTACACTAACGGAAAAACAGTTTTTGAATGGATACAATTTTTTTTGGCAATCCTGTTACACGGCATCTGTTAAATTAATAAGAGAAGAATTTTATTATGCCTTGCTTGTTTATGATCACTACTTAAAAAAAGAATTAATAAGGATGATTGAGCAAAAGTGCTTGCTTGAAGAAAAGGAAAAAGATGTTTATTACAATGGTCATAAAATTAAACAGTGGGAGGGAGAAGACATATATAGAAAGCTGTATAATACCTTACTTAAAGACGATATAATTTCTATGCAAAATGCATTGATACAAACAGCAAAGCTTTATCAGTATTACTCAGCAATAGTGGCAACTCATAATGGATTCAATCTCAACATTGAGTTTGAAAAATTTGTATTAAACTTTATCAAAAATGTAGCCATTCCGGAATGTGAAAAACAGCAGGACGTTTATAGAAGTTAA
- a CDS encoding alpha/beta hydrolase, with protein MIRRFLIFLFLFASLATHAQNPKTKLEICNTFFPDWKEVNNKDIKYYFFNVPENWNYPKKQIKLAVVQLLSLKKTNENVVFVSGGPGGWSIGAIKKWLNHPLREKANIILLDLRGTGFSQPSLCPDLGKKILNVFSQDTQGNKEINAIVDISKECKEHLLKDKIDPAEYNSNNIAQDLHTLKTELRIDKWFIYGISYGTYIAQLYSKTYPGDVKGLILDSPISEISDYYSKNTSNYLNSLHLLFKDSKSKFPDLEKEYYSVINKLNRKGFSVIVDKKIIPNGHFTYNADEFKLIIQQSLYNKQLIEVIPLIIDAFNKENKDVLSSLVESFSESLKRDFGTYYCVTCNDVYNNQSISLFDENSKQHDKNGALLFYRSDLFVCQSWGITKKPTSDEDKQSDSTYKTLIFAGKYDPITPLSNGEKLAKKLKNSYLVKMLYGHGTSFSKEGKQMLARFISGSAIETGNKAPEVQFVSHNIFYNKGISKLAENFNKPNWLFLSSLIIALLLIISSIFIFIPKLKAPGNRTLYSLILFNSFLGIALFLSLSLGIFQTTNQNIYILLFGLIKKFEFVIYLAYIYIVSTLVCFGLVLVKRNTINNIELIYGLIFSYILLIIYLAFWGIIL; from the coding sequence ATGATACGCCGATTTTTAATTTTTCTATTTCTATTCGCTTCTCTTGCTACTCACGCTCAAAACCCAAAAACCAAATTGGAGATTTGTAATACATTTTTCCCAGATTGGAAAGAAGTAAATAATAAAGATATTAAATACTATTTTTTTAATGTTCCGGAAAATTGGAATTATCCTAAAAAACAAATAAAATTGGCAGTTGTCCAACTTTTATCTCTAAAAAAAACAAATGAAAATGTTGTCTTTGTTTCGGGAGGTCCGGGAGGATGGTCAATTGGTGCTATAAAAAAATGGCTTAATCATCCACTAAGGGAAAAAGCTAATATAATTTTGCTTGATCTAAGAGGAACAGGATTCTCCCAACCTAGCCTCTGCCCAGATCTTGGAAAAAAGATATTAAATGTTTTCAGCCAGGATACCCAGGGAAACAAAGAGATAAATGCTATTGTAGATATTTCGAAGGAATGTAAAGAACATCTTCTGAAAGATAAAATAGACCCCGCAGAATACAACAGTAATAATATTGCTCAGGATTTACATACTTTAAAAACTGAATTAAGAATTGATAAGTGGTTTATCTATGGAATATCTTATGGAACATATATTGCCCAGCTTTATTCCAAAACATATCCTGGCGATGTTAAAGGTTTAATTCTAGATTCTCCTATTTCCGAAATATCTGATTATTATAGCAAAAACACTTCAAATTACCTTAATAGTTTACATCTATTATTTAAAGATTCTAAAAGCAAATTCCCTGATCTGGAAAAAGAGTACTACTCGGTAATTAATAAATTGAACAGAAAAGGTTTTTCAGTAATTGTTGATAAAAAAATCATCCCTAATGGGCATTTTACCTATAATGCAGATGAATTTAAACTTATTATTCAACAATCTCTTTATAACAAACAGCTGATAGAGGTTATTCCATTAATCATAGACGCATTTAATAAAGAAAATAAAGATGTATTATCCAGTCTTGTGGAATCTTTTTCTGAGTCGCTAAAAAGAGATTTCGGAACCTATTATTGTGTGACGTGCAATGATGTATATAACAATCAAAGTATTTCTCTTTTTGATGAAAATTCAAAACAGCATGATAAAAATGGAGCGCTATTATTCTACCGTTCTGATTTATTCGTTTGTCAAAGCTGGGGAATTACTAAAAAACCCACAAGCGATGAGGATAAACAAAGTGACAGCACCTATAAAACTTTGATTTTTGCAGGTAAGTATGATCCAATTACTCCCTTATCAAACGGCGAAAAACTTGCTAAAAAACTAAAAAACAGCTATTTGGTTAAAATGCTATATGGCCATGGGACTAGTTTCTCTAAAGAAGGGAAACAGATGCTAGCGCGTTTTATAAGCGGTTCGGCTATTGAAACTGGAAATAAAGCGCCCGAAGTTCAGTTTGTTTCACATAATATATTTTACAATAAAGGGATATCTAAATTGGCAGAAAACTTTAATAAACCTAATTGGTTATTTTTATCGTCCTTGATTATTGCCCTGTTACTGATTATAAGTTCTATATTTATTTTTATCCCTAAGTTAAAAGCACCCGGGAATCGTACATTATATTCTCTTATTTTATTTAATTCCTTTCTGGGAATTGCGTTGTTTTTGTCTTTAAGCTTGGGAATCTTTCAAACTACCAACCAAAATATTTACATTTTGTTATTTGGTCTTATCAAGAAGTTTGAATTTGTTATTTACCTCGCTTATATATACATTGTTAGTACATTAGTATGCTTTGGTTTGGTTCTTGTCAAACGAAATACCATTAATAATATTGAGCTGATTTATGGTCTGATTTTCTCCTATATCTTATTGATTATATACTTAGCATTTTGGGGGATTATTTTATAA